A genome region from Arachidicoccus soli includes the following:
- a CDS encoding SRPBCC family protein, with translation MENSVKKDEVFIEETFNASITRVFEAWTNPEMLMKWYAPEGCTIHLKKIEIAKGGKYHSCISNPEYGDCWCIGEYKEIIPNSKIVFTMINADENGNPIDPTEIGMDPDWPRHTLVTVTFAEENGKTKLQLHQTVSQTLAQKTGAYPSWLQMLDNMKKLLL, from the coding sequence ATGGAAAATAGTGTAAAAAAAGATGAAGTTTTCATAGAGGAAACGTTTAACGCAAGCATTACAAGGGTCTTTGAGGCTTGGACAAATCCTGAAATGCTTATGAAATGGTATGCACCCGAAGGATGTACCATTCATCTTAAAAAAATAGAAATAGCGAAAGGAGGAAAGTACCACTCATGTATTTCAAACCCTGAATATGGCGATTGCTGGTGTATAGGTGAATACAAGGAAATTATACCAAACTCAAAAATCGTTTTTACAATGATTAATGCAGATGAAAATGGGAATCCGATTGACCCAACTGAAATTGGGATGGACCCTGATTGGCCAAGGCATACACTTGTAACTGTTACGTTTGCGGAAGAAAATGGAAAAACTAAATTGCAATTGCATCAAACAGTTTCACAAACCTTAGCTCAAAAAACAGGCGCATATCCGAGTTGGCTGCAGATGTTAGATAATATGAAAAAACTACTCTTATAA
- a CDS encoding ArsR/SmtB family transcription factor, with amino-acid sequence MEARRDVFQAIADPTRRAIIDMIAQQTVNVKTIAEQFDVSRQAISLHLKILSECDLLNVQLSGRERLYTAKLENLNEVYEWVEQYRKLWTGRFKALKNLVEQEELQSKKIKMVDKNKIKK; translated from the coding sequence ATGGAAGCACGAAGAGACGTTTTTCAGGCAATAGCAGACCCTACAAGACGTGCTATTATAGATATGATAGCCCAACAAACCGTTAATGTAAAAACCATTGCAGAACAATTTGACGTAAGTAGGCAGGCTATTTCATTACATCTTAAAATTCTTTCTGAATGCGATTTATTAAATGTTCAGCTAAGTGGCAGAGAAAGACTGTACACCGCAAAACTCGAAAATCTAAATGAAGTATATGAATGGGTTGAACAGTACCGCAAATTATGGACTGGTAGATTTAAAGCGCTCAAAAATTTAGTGGAACAAGAAGAATTACAATCTAAAAAAATCAAGATGGTTGATAAGAATAAAATCAAAAAATAA
- a CDS encoding ImmA/IrrE family metallo-endopeptidase gives MRHNRIDNLAFTILHELGHIALHLKGNKEIRFMDLSKIEENEFENEANLYAQESLIPSEYWNDLLENYLPLSDKEICDFANKYRIHPAIILERACFEMNYYGIKTTIDKKLY, from the coding sequence TTGAGACATAATAGAATTGATAATTTGGCATTTACGATTCTACACGAATTAGGTCATATAGCTTTACATCTTAAAGGAAATAAAGAAATTAGATTTATGGACTTAAGTAAAATTGAAGAAAATGAGTTTGAAAATGAAGCTAATTTATATGCCCAAGAAAGCTTGATACCATCTGAATATTGGAATGATTTATTAGAAAATTATTTACCATTAAGTGATAAAGAGATATGCGACTTTGCAAATAAATATAGAATTCATCCTGCTATAATTTTAGAAAGAGCTTGTTTCGAAATGAATTACTATGGAATTAAGACCACTATTGATAAAAAGCTTTACTAG
- a CDS encoding helix-turn-helix transcriptional regulator translates to MENYFADNLILLRKAYSKTQSVIALQVKKSQRIVSNWERKETQPSIEEIGIISEYFGISAHELLFIDLSNAHLTKKEVGKKNEENAHPIAHPSAHLNDKKGKNYEVGEGEFRQVAQESAMYAVASQSNKMEGLYQSQINTLNALISAKDAIIAQLSTDNERLKRDNAILESAVPSTPQLTKPKATVKGS, encoded by the coding sequence ATGGAAAATTATTTTGCCGACAACCTTATATTATTAAGGAAAGCATACAGTAAAACGCAGTCTGTTATTGCATTACAGGTTAAAAAGTCGCAAAGGATAGTGTCTAACTGGGAAAGGAAAGAAACACAGCCAAGTATAGAAGAAATTGGAATTATTAGCGAATATTTTGGTATTTCGGCACACGAATTACTATTTATCGACTTATCAAATGCACACCTAACCAAAAAAGAAGTCGGCAAAAAAAATGAAGAAAATGCACACCCAATTGCACACCCATCTGCACACCTAAATGATAAAAAAGGTAAAAATTACGAGGTTGGGGAGGGAGAGTTTCGGCAAGTTGCCCAAGAATCTGCAATGTATGCGGTAGCAAGCCAATCCAACAAAATGGAGGGCTTATATCAATCGCAAATCAATACGCTCAACGCCCTTATATCTGCCAAAGATGCAATCATAGCGCAGCTTTCCACAGATAATGAGCGTTTAAAAAGAGATAACGCAATCCTCGAAAGTGCAGTTCCTTCTACGCCGCAACTAACCAAGCCCAAAGCAACAGTCAAAGGCAGTTAA
- a CDS encoding alpha/beta fold hydrolase — translation MKKTIIFFAFTLLTLVSCNHSIQSKEENNQLKRTTKNDSLAFKSGYSEVNGIRMYYEIYGQGKPLVLIHGGGSTIQTTFGRVIPLLAKKYKVIAMDLQAHGRTSDRNAPVSFAQDANDVVTLLENLNIPKADFFGFSNGGTTAMLIAIHHPKMVDKLILGSALCKRGGVPKQFWSFMEHQTLANMPQQLKEAYLEVTRNPKGLQIMHDKDMQRMLNFKDIPDTQIKSIKAPTLIIIGDKDVITPEHAIEMNRLIANSELAIIPPGGHGEYIGEVTTLKPGFKATNLIAIPLIEKFLDQKGK, via the coding sequence ATGAAGAAGACAATCATTTTTTTTGCCTTTACACTTTTGACGCTTGTATCGTGCAATCATTCAATCCAATCAAAGGAGGAAAATAATCAACTGAAAAGAACAACAAAAAATGACAGCTTAGCTTTTAAAAGTGGTTATTCAGAGGTTAATGGGATAAGAATGTATTATGAAATCTATGGACAGGGTAAGCCACTTGTTTTGATACACGGTGGCGGCTCTACAATTCAAACAACTTTTGGAAGGGTTATCCCACTGCTCGCCAAAAAATACAAAGTCATTGCTATGGACTTGCAGGCACACGGACGTACTAGTGACAGAAATGCGCCAGTATCATTTGCACAGGATGCAAATGATGTGGTAACGCTTCTAGAAAATTTAAATATTCCTAAAGCTGATTTTTTCGGGTTCAGTAATGGTGGGACAACTGCTATGTTAATCGCCATTCATCACCCTAAAATGGTTGATAAACTCATATTAGGTTCTGCACTTTGCAAGCGCGGTGGTGTTCCTAAACAGTTTTGGAGTTTTATGGAACACCAAACCTTAGCAAATATGCCCCAACAACTAAAAGAAGCCTATTTAGAAGTTACACGCAACCCCAAAGGGCTACAAATAATGCACGACAAGGATATGCAAAGGATGTTAAATTTCAAAGACATTCCAGACACTCAAATCAAATCCATTAAAGCTCCTACTTTAATAATAATAGGTGATAAAGATGTGATTACACCAGAACACGCTATTGAAATGAACAGACTAATTGCCAATTCAGAATTAGCAATAATTCCTCCCGGTGGACACGGTGAATACATTGGAGAAGTAACAACATTAAAACCCGGTTTTAAAGCAACTAACCTTATTGCTATACCGTTAATTGAAAAATTTCTTGACCAAAAAGGAAAATAA